A window of Elgaria multicarinata webbii isolate HBS135686 ecotype San Diego chromosome 2, rElgMul1.1.pri, whole genome shotgun sequence contains these coding sequences:
- the NDUFB3 gene encoding NADH dehydrogenase [ubiquinone] 1 beta subcomplex subunit 3, translated as MGHGHEHKKLELPDYRHWKIEGTPLQDVQERLARRGLRDPWLRNEAWRFMGGFAKPVTFMEVMGKGFKWGFAAFVVALAVEYTLFPAKKDGGHH; from the exons ATGGGACATGGACATGAACACAAAAAATTGGAACTTCCTGATTATAGACATTGGAAGATAGAAGGTACTCCCTTACAGGATGTCCAAGAAAGGTTGGCTCGGCGGGGTCTCAGGGATCCATGGCTTCG CAATGAAGCGTGGAGGTTCATGGGTGGCTTTGCAAAACCTGTCACCTTCATGGAAGTTATGGGCAAAGGATTCAAGTGGGGATTTGCAGCCTTTGTGGTAGCTCTCGCAGTTGAGTATACACTTTTCCCTGCAAAGAAAGATGGTGGGCATCACTGA